The following coding sequences lie in one Terriglobia bacterium genomic window:
- a CDS encoding ABC transporter permease, which produces MSRLLEKFVAFLRRDLLIAPIALVTELAGAYYLARAIGGGFRPDGFDYFSFLLVGTRITQVIVVTMHAFVGSVRDAQLSGTLEMMMATATRPLTVMLLSSAVLLINRVVLFFAYLACGFALFRAPIHSPNLLAIAAVLLVLAVMTVSLGLCAASIQLHFQRGSSAVWLFGTVVWLCSGAMFPVSTLPAALRTISRLLPVTYIVNAARDVLLLKATLPEVARPVLILAAITALLLPAAIWLFSTVLRTARLRGTLSVY; this is translated from the coding sequence GTGTCGCGTCTGCTTGAAAAATTCGTGGCCTTTCTCCGCCGCGACCTGCTCATCGCCCCGATCGCGCTGGTCACCGAGCTGGCGGGAGCGTACTACCTGGCGCGGGCCATCGGCGGCGGGTTCCGTCCGGACGGTTTCGATTATTTCTCCTTCCTGCTGGTGGGGACGCGCATCACCCAGGTAATCGTCGTGACCATGCATGCCTTCGTCGGCAGCGTGCGCGATGCGCAACTCTCGGGGACATTGGAAATGATGATGGCCACCGCCACGCGCCCCTTGACCGTGATGCTGCTCTCGTCGGCGGTGCTGCTCATCAACCGCGTCGTCCTGTTTTTTGCGTATCTGGCGTGCGGCTTCGCCCTTTTCCGCGCGCCCATTCACTCCCCGAACCTGCTGGCGATCGCCGCGGTGTTGCTGGTGCTCGCGGTCATGACGGTCAGCCTGGGACTGTGCGCCGCTTCCATCCAGTTGCACTTCCAGAGAGGCAGCTCCGCCGTCTGGCTGTTCGGTACGGTCGTATGGCTGTGTTCCGGCGCCATGTTCCCGGTGAGCACGCTGCCGGCCGCTCTGCGTACCATCTCGCGTTTACTGCCGGTCACCTACATCGTGAACGCCGCCCGCGACGTGTTGCTGCTCAAAGCCACGCTGCCCGAGGTGGCGCGGCCCGTCCTCATCCTGGCCGCGATCACGGCGCTGCTCCTGCCCGCCGCCATTTGGTTGTTTTCCACCGTGCTGCGCACCGCGCGCTTGCGCGGAACCCTCTCCGTGTACTGA
- a CDS encoding electron transfer flavoprotein subunit beta/FixA family protein has protein sequence MKILVCMKQVPQKDAPLKLNESGTWIREDVSYEVNEPDAYALEEALRQKEKHGGEVVVITAGPARAQQVLREALAKGADRAIHLEDAGFVGLDAFNTARAFAATIQDEKFDLVFTGLQSDDYGFAQTGVLLAELLGWPHATIIMQIEKKDGGIRVKRELEAGFFQYVDMPVPAVLTIQSGINKLRYATLIGIKQAKNKPMKKVTMTEVQSALGPNLQQIRRLYVPEKTKKTEMLQGGPSEIAKKLVEKLRDEARVI, from the coding sequence TTGAAAATTCTGGTATGCATGAAACAGGTTCCGCAGAAAGACGCTCCGTTGAAGCTAAACGAGAGCGGAACCTGGATCCGCGAGGATGTTTCCTACGAAGTGAACGAGCCGGATGCGTACGCTCTGGAAGAGGCTTTGCGGCAGAAAGAGAAACACGGCGGTGAGGTGGTGGTGATCACCGCCGGCCCGGCGCGCGCGCAGCAGGTGTTGCGCGAGGCGCTGGCCAAGGGGGCCGATCGCGCCATTCACCTTGAGGATGCCGGCTTTGTCGGCCTCGACGCCTTCAACACGGCGCGGGCATTTGCCGCCACTATTCAAGATGAGAAATTTGACCTCGTCTTTACCGGACTGCAATCGGACGACTATGGCTTCGCGCAGACCGGTGTCCTCCTGGCCGAATTGCTCGGGTGGCCGCACGCCACCATCATCATGCAGATTGAAAAGAAGGATGGCGGCATCCGCGTCAAGCGGGAACTCGAGGCCGGGTTCTTCCAGTATGTGGACATGCCGGTCCCGGCGGTGCTGACCATCCAGTCGGGCATCAACAAGCTGCGCTACGCGACGCTGATCGGGATTAAGCAGGCCAAGAACAAGCCCATGAAAAAAGTGACGATGACCGAGGTGCAATCGGCGCTCGGTCCCAACCTTCAGCAGATTCGGCGACTCTACGTACCGGAGAAGACCAAGAAGACAGAGATGCTGCAAGGCGGGCCCTCCGAAATCGCGAAAAAGCTGGTGGAGAAGCTGCGGGATGAAGCACGAGTGATCTGA
- a CDS encoding cytochrome b/b6 domain-containing protein — protein sequence MAAHTISQSPPRITAAEADVLLHRQMKKHDVAIMLLHWFNATVWGLELMTGAALVTSTSLRVAPPSYARIVQGFFHSQANMLQFHIAVGITWVLVFAVYGTFGFRTYLRKQVLQREVSLDGDDIQWLRIRLLRMLKRTSEPLPPQGIYNAGQKLFAIAVYAMAPVIMITGIIMTFHLVGTAVVGWAAVVHFAAVGAVLSGLIIHVYMAAVFPEEKPAFFSMITGSVNELYAYRHHFKWWNEVCGNRGKAASENGPGPEVSPVSAPKPLENCARREAEE from the coding sequence ATGGCAGCTCACACCATTTCGCAGTCTCCCCCACGGATCACGGCGGCGGAAGCGGATGTGCTCTTGCACCGGCAGATGAAGAAGCACGACGTGGCCATCATGCTGCTGCACTGGTTCAACGCGACGGTGTGGGGCCTCGAATTGATGACGGGCGCCGCCCTGGTTACCTCCACTTCCTTGCGAGTTGCGCCCCCGTCGTACGCCCGGATCGTGCAGGGCTTTTTCCATTCCCAGGCCAACATGCTGCAATTCCACATTGCCGTCGGAATCACCTGGGTGTTGGTGTTCGCCGTCTACGGCACGTTTGGGTTTCGGACCTACCTGCGCAAGCAGGTGCTGCAGCGCGAGGTCAGCCTGGATGGCGACGACATCCAATGGCTGCGTATCCGGCTACTGAGAATGCTCAAGCGCACCAGCGAGCCGTTGCCGCCGCAGGGTATTTACAACGCCGGCCAGAAGCTGTTCGCCATCGCGGTGTATGCGATGGCGCCGGTCATCATGATCACCGGCATCATCATGACATTTCATCTCGTGGGAACAGCCGTGGTCGGCTGGGCCGCGGTGGTGCACTTCGCGGCGGTCGGAGCGGTGCTTTCCGGACTCATCATTCACGTGTACATGGCGGCCGTGTTCCCGGAGGAAAAGCCGGCGTTCTTCTCGATGATTACCGGAAGCGTGAATGAGCTGTACGCCTACCGGCACCACTTCAAGTGGTGGAACGAAGTTTGCGGCAACCGCGGCAAGGCGGCATCGGAAAACGGCCCCGGGCCAGAGGTATCGCCGGTGAGTGCGCCGAAACCGCTTGAAAACTGCGCGCGCAGAGAGGCAGAAGAATGA
- a CDS encoding signal peptidase I: MTVALDVLKQFGRLRLRAWGESMLPSVWPGDVLTLKRCRPEQLKRGEIVLYRRGERLFIHRVTRIREAEGERWVVTQGDATPHSDPPVAASQVLGCVTNIARGARGVCRTRWGRAPQLASFLFRRAWSSRVALRVHAWRRSMTF, translated from the coding sequence ATGACCGTAGCGCTCGACGTGCTGAAGCAATTCGGCCGTTTGCGCCTGCGGGCCTGGGGAGAGAGCATGCTCCCCTCGGTGTGGCCGGGCGACGTGCTCACCCTCAAGCGGTGCCGTCCTGAACAGCTAAAGCGGGGCGAGATCGTGCTCTACCGGCGCGGCGAGCGCCTGTTTATCCACCGCGTCACCCGCATTCGGGAGGCCGAGGGAGAGAGGTGGGTCGTCACGCAGGGCGATGCGACTCCGCATTCCGATCCGCCGGTGGCGGCTTCGCAAGTTCTGGGTTGCGTGACCAACATCGCGCGCGGCGCGCGTGGGGTGTGCCGGACGCGCTGGGGACGGGCGCCGCAGTTGGCGTCGTTCCTGTTTCGGCGAGCATGGTCCAGCCGCGTGGCGCTGCGGGTACACGCGTGGCGGCGGAGCATGACGTTCTGA
- a CDS encoding DUF4184 family protein produces MTAFCARRHRAHKSGYNLSVPLTFAHPAAVLPLRRCGLVISAMVVGSMAPDCEYFFGLRHPASHAMPGVVTFTFPLALAVLVIFHAIVKWPLISLMPAGMQARLIGPARRFRWFPANRFLLILLSLAIGIATHILLDGFTHPDSWAILHFAALRTMVPIPAHRPMPMYALLQYGTSAVGLLALAIGSAFWYRRAAAESVLLRPQFSAAVKWTILSVMLATAVVLGYVNGAAWYGQVFRGASARVRFVFSFAISTSIVAAVELFGFSVIWQTWLGRRETVSDSHTA; encoded by the coding sequence GTGACGGCCTTCTGCGCGCGTCGCCACCGCGCGCACAAGTCAGGTTACAATCTCTCCGTGCCCTTAACGTTTGCGCATCCTGCCGCGGTGCTGCCGTTGCGCCGCTGCGGCTTGGTTATTTCGGCCATGGTAGTTGGCAGCATGGCCCCGGACTGCGAGTACTTCTTTGGCCTGCGGCACCCGGCCTCGCACGCCATGCCGGGTGTGGTTACGTTTACGTTTCCGCTCGCACTGGCTGTGCTTGTCATTTTCCACGCGATCGTCAAATGGCCGCTGATTTCGCTAATGCCGGCCGGGATGCAGGCACGCTTGATCGGCCCGGCGCGGCGCTTCCGCTGGTTTCCGGCGAACAGGTTCCTGTTGATTCTGCTGTCGCTGGCAATCGGCATCGCCACTCACATTCTGTTGGACGGATTCACTCACCCGGACAGTTGGGCCATACTGCATTTCGCGGCGCTGCGCACCATGGTGCCGATTCCGGCGCATCGCCCCATGCCGATGTACGCACTCTTGCAGTATGGGACATCCGCGGTGGGCCTACTCGCGCTGGCAATCGGTTCGGCTTTCTGGTACAGGCGCGCGGCCGCGGAGAGTGTGCTGCTGCGCCCGCAATTCTCCGCGGCCGTGAAGTGGACGATCCTATCCGTCATGCTGGCGACGGCGGTGGTGCTGGGTTATGTGAACGGAGCCGCCTGGTACGGCCAGGTATTTCGCGGGGCTTCGGCGCGCGTGCGTTTTGTCTTCAGTTTTGCGATTTCCACCAGCATCGTCGCCGCGGTCGAGCTGTTCGGATTCAGCGTAATTTGGCAGACCTGGCTGGGCCGCCGCGAGACCGTATCGGACAGCCACACCGCTTGA
- a CDS encoding ABC transporter ATP-binding protein, which translates to MKAIVLESVSKAFRPRLGLFDHGRGQSQRAAIHAVRQVSLTVERGHVLVLLGPNGSGKSTLLKLIATMLLPDEGRIEIEGDDAVRHPEQAVRKVALAVTSERSFFPRLTARENLDFHAVLDEVPARLRARRVDEVLEITGLAGVAGRLVQSFSAGMYQRLGISRALLKSPALLLLDEPSNSLDPDTASAFWSWVRESAGAGITVVVATHSFEEAVNVGRQIAVLRQGELVGLHAIDSQTSVEDLRRYYHQHVSTPGVAAALPWKAHSVASA; encoded by the coding sequence ATGAAGGCAATCGTCCTAGAATCGGTCAGCAAAGCGTTTCGCCCGCGGCTTGGTTTATTCGATCACGGCCGGGGACAATCGCAGCGGGCGGCGATCCACGCGGTGCGGCAGGTGTCCTTGACGGTCGAGCGCGGCCACGTTCTGGTCCTGCTGGGTCCCAACGGCAGCGGGAAATCGACGCTGTTGAAGCTGATCGCAACCATGCTGCTGCCCGACGAGGGCCGCATCGAGATTGAGGGCGATGATGCCGTTCGTCATCCTGAGCAGGCGGTCAGGAAAGTTGCCCTGGCGGTCACCTCCGAACGCTCATTCTTCCCGCGGCTGACCGCGCGCGAAAACCTGGATTTCCATGCCGTGCTCGACGAGGTCCCGGCGAGGTTGCGCGCACGCCGCGTGGATGAAGTCCTGGAAATCACCGGACTGGCGGGCGTAGCCGGCAGGCTGGTGCAGAGCTTTTCGGCCGGCATGTATCAGCGCTTGGGGATTTCGCGCGCCTTGCTGAAGAGTCCCGCCCTCTTGCTGCTCGATGAACCCTCCAACAGCCTCGATCCCGACACCGCCTCCGCCTTTTGGAGTTGGGTCCGGGAGAGCGCCGGCGCCGGCATCACGGTCGTGGTGGCGACGCACAGCTTTGAAGAGGCGGTCAACGTCGGGCGTCAAATCGCGGTGTTGCGGCAAGGCGAGCTGGTGGGCCTGCACGCGATTGATTCCCAAACCAGCGTCGAAGACCTGCGCCGCTATTATCACCAGCACGTTTCCACTCCCGGCGTCGCCGCTGCCCTGCCATGGAAGGCCCACAGTGTCGCGTCTGCTTGA
- a CDS encoding SpoIIE family protein phosphatase, translating to MSSMPAVSPSAPVLLFVHGTEQRRIVIDHTPFTIGRKTDRDLPIPDSRVSREHASIVAEEGRYYIVDEGGRSGVYVNRMRRERHPLEPNDRCDFGLEDFYLVFNPTAPIATASDFLSQMSLAPRSGAGSELQQLRLFLEAARRLRTTGVLADVIAILLDCTLRLTRAERGFVFLRGSDGVLHLGAGRSSKGETLRDDSTITRSLLQQAAESGSEFVVGDTAQSADLAGRASIVSHDLRTVIAIPLRRAHSSAADKAGAPRGSKSGSMRHPVLGVLYLDSRIASRDLSGVSQDILHAIAKEAAGLLENAHLAEVEEAARRYQQELSIAAAIQQRLMSVRIPDIPFAEVQGRNLPCQEIGGDFFDVVRTPDSVSVVLTDVSGKGVSAALLGSVIQGMIYSQLAQGISLEAAVAAAHNFLCEKDVGEKYATMVVVRLWADGRLELLNCGHVPPRLLREGKVIEPDNVNPAIGLLPDVSFHSMRMQLKPGDRLFLTTDGVVEAENAAGEFFGYERLDDAAAGAGFEGVFRAVKEFCGSCPLQDDCTVVELLYSAAKAAGVES from the coding sequence ATGTCCAGCATGCCCGCGGTCTCGCCATCGGCGCCGGTGCTGCTGTTCGTCCACGGCACCGAGCAGCGGCGCATCGTCATTGATCACACGCCGTTTACGATCGGCCGCAAAACCGACCGCGACCTGCCCATCCCCGACTCCCGGGTTTCACGCGAACACGCCTCGATTGTCGCGGAAGAGGGCCGCTACTACATTGTGGACGAGGGCGGCCGCAGCGGGGTTTATGTCAACCGCATGCGCCGCGAGCGTCACCCACTGGAGCCGAACGACCGCTGCGATTTTGGCCTGGAGGATTTTTACCTGGTCTTCAATCCCACCGCGCCCATTGCGACCGCGTCCGATTTCCTCAGCCAGATGTCGCTGGCGCCGCGGTCCGGAGCGGGCTCAGAACTGCAGCAACTCAGGTTGTTCCTGGAGGCGGCGCGCCGCTTGCGCACCACCGGGGTGCTGGCTGACGTGATTGCCATCCTGCTCGACTGTACTCTGCGCCTCACCCGAGCCGAGCGCGGATTCGTGTTCCTGCGCGGCTCCGACGGCGTACTTCACCTCGGCGCGGGGCGCAGCAGCAAGGGCGAGACTCTACGAGACGACAGCACCATTACCCGTTCCCTGTTGCAACAGGCCGCAGAGTCCGGCTCCGAGTTCGTGGTTGGCGACACCGCGCAATCCGCCGACCTGGCGGGACGCGCCAGCATCGTAAGCCACGATTTGCGCACCGTGATCGCTATCCCGCTGCGCCGCGCCCATAGCTCCGCCGCGGATAAGGCCGGAGCTCCGCGGGGCAGCAAGAGCGGATCGATGCGCCATCCCGTTCTCGGCGTGCTCTATCTCGACAGCCGTATCGCTTCTCGAGATCTCTCCGGCGTGAGCCAGGACATTCTGCACGCGATTGCGAAAGAGGCCGCCGGCCTGCTGGAGAACGCGCACTTGGCGGAGGTCGAAGAGGCGGCCCGCCGCTACCAGCAGGAGTTGTCCATCGCGGCCGCGATCCAGCAGCGGCTCATGTCGGTGCGCATCCCCGACATCCCGTTTGCCGAAGTCCAAGGCCGTAATTTGCCTTGCCAGGAAATTGGTGGCGACTTCTTTGATGTCGTGCGCACGCCCGACTCGGTCTCGGTCGTGCTCACCGACGTGTCCGGCAAGGGCGTCTCCGCGGCGCTGCTCGGCTCCGTCATCCAGGGCATGATCTATTCGCAGCTGGCGCAAGGCATCTCGTTGGAAGCCGCCGTCGCCGCCGCCCACAATTTTCTCTGCGAAAAGGATGTCGGCGAGAAATACGCCACCATGGTCGTCGTCCGGCTATGGGCGGATGGCCGGCTGGAACTGCTGAATTGCGGCCACGTGCCGCCCCGGCTGCTGAGGGAAGGCAAGGTCATCGAACCTGACAATGTCAATCCCGCCATCGGCTTGCTGCCCGATGTTTCGTTCCACAGCATGCGCATGCAACTCAAGCCCGGCGACCGGCTCTTCCTCACCACCGACGGCGTCGTGGAAGCGGAAAATGCGGCGGGCGAATTCTTCGGATACGAGCGTCTCGACGATGCCGCCGCTGGGGCTGGATTTGAAGGCGTGTTCCGCGCTGTCAAAGAGTTCTGCGGCTCTTGCCCCCTGCAGGACGATTGCACGGTCGTCGAGCTGCTCTACTCGGCGGCGAAAGCGGCTGGCGTGGAGTCGTAA
- a CDS encoding electron transfer flavoprotein-ubiquinone oxidoreductase, translating into MITFRKPVEGIERPQMEADVVIVGGGPAGLACALRLSQLIDEHNARHSDAQLSKENIYILEKAREIGQHCLSGALLDPRSMRELLPDFEKEAPLEAPVSRESVYFLTRSGKFKFPITPPPMRDHGNYVISLNRFAKWMGEKVEATGITIFTGFAGAELLVEGDRVVGVRTDDKGVDKTGQQKGNFEPGYDLKAKVVVLAEGTRGSLTKQLVGRFQLDKNRNPQTYGVGVKELWEVPAGRIVPGEVIYTMGWPLTAREYGGAWIYGGKDNVVSLGFVTGLDYPDPRLDPQHVLQEFKKHPFAAKLLAGGHMIRYGAKSLPYGGWWSIPPVSGDGWMILGDSAGFLNSQRLKGIHLAIKSGMLAAETVIDAMVAGDFTKSTLNLYASRVEKSWIKQELWPVRNFHQGFEHGFWHGMFHAALQQVTGGRGLHEKYVSEAGHRRLKKLSQLPADGGAEAHLLNDTKGDGKLTFDKLTDLYHSGTKHEEDQPAHLVIHDTNICNTRCVTEYGNPCQHFCPANVYEMVEASDVPGGKQIHLNASNCVHCKTCDIMDPYEIITWVPPEGGGGPSYDGM; encoded by the coding sequence ATGATCACGTTCCGAAAACCTGTCGAAGGTATCGAGCGCCCGCAAATGGAAGCCGACGTCGTGATCGTCGGAGGCGGGCCTGCCGGACTCGCCTGCGCCCTCCGGCTTTCGCAGCTCATTGACGAGCACAACGCCAGGCATTCCGACGCGCAGCTCTCCAAGGAAAACATCTACATTCTCGAGAAGGCGCGCGAGATCGGCCAGCACTGCCTCTCCGGCGCGCTGCTCGATCCGCGGTCCATGCGCGAACTGCTGCCCGATTTCGAAAAAGAAGCGCCGCTGGAGGCGCCGGTCAGCAGGGAATCCGTCTATTTCCTCACCCGGAGCGGAAAATTCAAATTTCCCATCACGCCGCCGCCCATGCGCGATCACGGCAACTACGTGATCTCGCTGAACCGATTCGCCAAGTGGATGGGCGAAAAAGTTGAGGCCACCGGCATCACCATTTTCACCGGATTTGCCGGGGCAGAATTGCTGGTGGAAGGCGATCGGGTGGTCGGCGTGCGCACCGATGATAAAGGCGTGGACAAAACCGGTCAGCAGAAAGGGAATTTCGAACCGGGGTACGATCTCAAGGCCAAAGTGGTGGTGCTTGCCGAGGGCACGCGTGGCTCGCTGACCAAGCAGCTTGTCGGACGATTCCAACTCGACAAAAACCGCAACCCGCAGACTTACGGCGTCGGCGTCAAGGAATTGTGGGAGGTGCCGGCGGGGCGGATCGTTCCCGGCGAAGTGATCTACACCATGGGCTGGCCGCTCACCGCGCGCGAATACGGCGGCGCCTGGATCTACGGCGGCAAGGACAACGTAGTGTCGCTGGGTTTCGTCACCGGTCTCGACTATCCCGATCCCCGGCTCGACCCCCAGCACGTGCTTCAGGAGTTCAAGAAACATCCGTTTGCGGCCAAGCTGCTCGCGGGCGGGCACATGATCCGCTATGGCGCCAAGTCGCTGCCCTACGGAGGATGGTGGTCCATCCCGCCGGTCTCCGGCGACGGGTGGATGATTCTGGGGGACTCCGCGGGTTTCCTGAATTCGCAGCGGCTCAAGGGCATCCACCTGGCCATCAAGAGCGGCATGCTGGCCGCCGAAACCGTCATCGACGCGATGGTCGCAGGCGACTTCACCAAGAGCACGCTGAATCTCTACGCCAGCCGCGTCGAAAAAAGTTGGATCAAGCAGGAGCTGTGGCCGGTGCGGAACTTCCACCAGGGCTTCGAGCACGGCTTCTGGCACGGCATGTTCCACGCGGCCCTGCAACAAGTCACCGGCGGGCGGGGGCTGCATGAGAAGTACGTGTCCGAAGCGGGACATCGCCGCCTGAAAAAATTGTCGCAACTGCCGGCCGACGGAGGCGCCGAAGCCCACCTTCTCAATGACACCAAGGGCGACGGCAAGCTGACCTTCGACAAGCTGACCGATCTTTATCACTCGGGCACCAAGCACGAGGAGGACCAGCCGGCGCACCTGGTGATTCACGATACCAACATCTGCAACACTCGCTGCGTGACCGAGTATGGCAATCCCTGCCAGCACTTCTGTCCGGCGAATGTGTACGAAATGGTGGAAGCGTCAGACGTGCCCGGCGGCAAGCAGATTCACCTGAACGCATCGAACTGCGTGCACTGCAAAACGTGCGACATCATGGATCCCTACGAGATCATCACCTGGGTGCCACCGGAAGGCGGCGGCGGGCCGAGCTACGACGGCATGTGA
- a CDS encoding type II toxin-antitoxin system VapC family toxin, with the protein MIDASAVLKSLLAETDSAPADALIASHRDGSSSLIAPDLIVAEVGNALWKRCEIRRQITAREAREAFTDFLALGVLLHPSVALAGAAMNIAIREHHPIYDCFYIALAEQASCAFVTADEKLRMKFKRHSIIGLSSFTT; encoded by the coding sequence GTGATCGACGCCAGCGCGGTGCTGAAGTCCTTACTTGCGGAAACCGACAGCGCTCCAGCCGATGCATTAATTGCGAGTCATCGCGACGGATCCTCGTCACTCATCGCCCCCGATCTCATTGTGGCTGAGGTCGGCAATGCACTGTGGAAACGCTGCGAAATCCGGAGGCAGATCACAGCTCGTGAGGCCCGCGAGGCATTCACCGATTTCCTTGCGCTGGGCGTGCTTCTTCATCCATCTGTGGCGCTGGCCGGTGCAGCCATGAACATCGCAATCAGGGAGCATCATCCGATCTATGACTGTTTCTACATTGCCTTGGCGGAGCAGGCGAGTTGTGCATTCGTAACTGCGGATGAAAAGCTTCGCATGAAGTTCAAGCGCCACTCCATCATCGGTCTGAGCAGCTTCACAACATGA
- a CDS encoding rhodanese-like domain-containing protein, with protein sequence MATVVSQRVKAAETAAAVKAIAADAGHVAAGELAQWILEKRQDYQLIDLRDRWHFDDYHIPTAVNIPFAELFRADNLQRIDRQKKVVVYGLGAGNAAQAQLLLSMKGYRAYMLEDGIIAWWDELMTPTSLRSAKPSSSGYQQARQLREYFMTGGQAAAPAIPAAAPVPAASPTTPAKTAAQAPAKPIAKPATKPAKPAKPPADDKEKQKLKLGVGCS encoded by the coding sequence ATGGCAACCGTTGTCAGCCAACGTGTCAAGGCGGCGGAGACCGCAGCCGCGGTGAAGGCGATCGCCGCCGACGCCGGCCATGTCGCAGCCGGCGAACTGGCGCAGTGGATTCTGGAGAAGCGTCAGGATTACCAGTTGATCGATTTACGCGATCGCTGGCACTTCGACGACTATCACATCCCGACGGCCGTCAATATCCCCTTCGCCGAGCTTTTTCGGGCCGATAACCTGCAGCGGATCGATCGCCAGAAGAAAGTCGTGGTCTACGGCCTGGGCGCGGGCAACGCGGCGCAGGCGCAGTTGCTGCTCAGCATGAAGGGATATCGGGCCTACATGTTGGAAGATGGCATCATCGCCTGGTGGGACGAGCTGATGACGCCGACCAGCCTCCGCTCCGCCAAACCTTCGTCATCCGGGTATCAGCAGGCGCGCCAGTTGCGCGAATATTTCATGACCGGAGGCCAGGCTGCGGCGCCCGCGATCCCGGCTGCTGCTCCAGTGCCCGCGGCATCGCCAACGACTCCGGCGAAAACCGCGGCTCAAGCCCCGGCCAAGCCCATTGCCAAGCCGGCGACAAAACCCGCCAAGCCGGCCAAGCCGCCTGCAGACGACAAGGAAAAACAAAAGCTCAAGCTCGGTGTCGGTTGTTCATGA
- a CDS encoding MFS transporter, with protein sequence MFYAFTTPVLKRVVVENAPPEARGRAFGIFYFVTSIAALLSSILTGELWKHYGAELPFLLSAALAAVSAVLVLIAPKLRIQAMSDLQLRN encoded by the coding sequence TTGTTCTACGCCTTTACCACGCCGGTGCTGAAGAGAGTGGTAGTGGAGAATGCGCCGCCGGAAGCGCGCGGCCGCGCCTTCGGCATCTTCTATTTCGTCACCAGCATCGCCGCGCTACTCTCCAGCATTCTCACCGGCGAACTCTGGAAGCATTACGGCGCCGAGCTTCCGTTCCTGCTCTCCGCCGCGCTGGCCGCGGTTTCCGCCGTGCTGGTACTGATCGCACCGAAACTGCGAATCCAAGCTATGAGCGATTTGCAACTTAGGAATTAG
- a CDS encoding electron transfer flavoprotein subunit alpha/FixB family protein, which translates to MADTILVIVEQREGKLNRVSIETIAGAQAIAAETGWTLEAAVAGSGVGEIAKEVAARKLAKVYAVESAKLEPYTPDGFIAALKQFIGLRQPRLVLMPHTYQVRDFAPQLGAAMGRSLVSDCTGFRKEGSDLLFTRQMFQGKFAADVALGGDPPYFVTFQTGAFRADKAETGAAAAPVETVNVEIGEGVIRTHPEAPFKEAKQAVDLTQAEIIVAVGRGIKEQKNIDLARQLADALGGELAASRPICDSGWLPMDRQIGSSGQTVAPKLYLALGISGAIQHIVGMKGSRTIVAVNKDAEAPIFEVADLGVVGNLFDIVPPLIEEVKKAKGA; encoded by the coding sequence ATGGCTGACACCATTCTTGTGATCGTCGAGCAACGCGAAGGCAAGCTGAACCGCGTTTCGATCGAAACCATTGCGGGCGCGCAGGCGATCGCCGCCGAAACCGGCTGGACGCTGGAAGCGGCGGTGGCCGGCAGCGGCGTGGGCGAGATCGCCAAAGAAGTTGCGGCCAGGAAGCTGGCCAAGGTTTACGCGGTCGAATCGGCGAAGCTGGAGCCGTACACCCCGGATGGATTCATCGCGGCGCTCAAGCAGTTCATTGGACTGCGCCAGCCGCGCTTGGTGCTGATGCCGCACACCTACCAGGTACGTGACTTCGCGCCGCAACTGGGGGCTGCGATGGGACGCTCGCTGGTCAGCGACTGCACCGGCTTCCGCAAAGAGGGCAGCGACCTGTTGTTTACGCGGCAAATGTTCCAGGGGAAATTTGCTGCTGACGTGGCCTTGGGTGGCGATCCCCCGTACTTTGTGACCTTCCAGACCGGCGCCTTTCGCGCCGATAAAGCGGAAACGGGCGCCGCCGCCGCACCCGTCGAAACCGTCAACGTTGAAATCGGCGAAGGCGTGATCCGTACCCATCCCGAGGCGCCGTTCAAGGAAGCGAAGCAGGCCGTGGATTTGACCCAGGCGGAAATCATTGTGGCCGTCGGCCGCGGAATCAAGGAACAGAAGAATATCGATCTCGCCAGGCAACTGGCCGACGCGCTGGGCGGGGAACTGGCGGCGTCACGACCGATCTGCGACTCCGGCTGGCTGCCGATGGATCGGCAGATCGGATCCTCAGGCCAGACCGTGGCGCCCAAGCTGTACCTCGCGCTCGGCATCAGCGGCGCGATTCAGCACATTGTCGGCATGAAGGGCTCGCGCACCATCGTCGCGGTGAACAAAGATGCGGAAGCGCCGATTTTCGAAGTCGCGGATTTGGGCGTGGTCGGAAACCTGTTCGACATCGTGCCGCCGCTGATTGAAGAAGTGAAGAAAGCGAAGGGCGCGTAA